In a genomic window of Maricaulis maris MCS10:
- a CDS encoding bifunctional [glutamine synthetase] adenylyltransferase/[glutamine synthetase]-adenylyl-L-tyrosine phosphorylase, giving the protein MTDLAAHPDCVLPAGLAPLPGRTPGAAAHMIAALPDTVGQAIGPARDFLDTVFAAAPYLARLAQRRADTLEACLVRTPDALISSVIADLHRAGAEAGDPSALDIALRHAKSDAHLVTALADLTGVWDVREVTGAMTRVADAALQAALHAHVRFLAEQGRAHPVTNPDNPIPGVVILALGKMGTGDLNYSSDIDLVAVYDPDSLSLPDSEEPRKRLPRLIQAVVKSLQDVTAEGYVFRVDLRLRPDPGATPVIISTEAALNYYESLGQTWERAAWIKARASAGDRDAAARFLAHMQPFIWRRSLDYAAIDDIRGLARQIQTVGRRAEIRPAGHDLKLGRGGIREIEFYAQIPQLVFGGRDERVREPSTLAALGALAVTGAVEPDVVDALARDYRDLRSWEHRIQMRQDEPSQTVPLEDEDRADLAALSGFADVAAFETAVEACLQRVHGHFSDQFEGDEALSSSAGSLILTGVEPTPDTITTLQTLGFSQPGSVWATLNGWAGGRVRAVRSSRARTLFARIAPQLVDRMSATGEPDAAMTRFAAFFENLPMGVQPLSLLSNEPGLAADLIGILTLAPRLASDLARRPALLDAMLDDRFSVPLGQDPADSFKRVLDEALERAGGYEDRLNSARRRVREERFRIGAQILNGMATAQTAGAAFSAMADATLAAMARAAQDETERRFGPMPGEGVILGMGKLGGRELAADSDLDIMIIYQGDETASGWFGRFATRLISALSAPTEEGELYTVDMQLRPSGKAGPVAVSLSRFDSYYPHEAWTWEMMALTRARIIAGDGPLADAVTASFERALCRPRDGKGVREDARAMRQRLAEAKPPSSIWDLKARPGGLQDIEFIAQTLQLIHADREDVVRASTREALQALGEAGVLPAGEVKLLTETLQLQLGVLQMIRCAHGSGFDPAQASSGFATRLAELAGCAKIEALEAALDRRMRAVRKVFERRIGKM; this is encoded by the coding sequence ATGACTGACTTGGCCGCTCATCCGGACTGTGTATTGCCAGCGGGGCTTGCGCCGCTGCCTGGCCGGACGCCGGGCGCCGCGGCTCACATGATTGCGGCGCTGCCCGACACGGTCGGCCAGGCGATCGGCCCGGCCCGGGATTTTCTCGATACGGTTTTCGCGGCTGCCCCCTATCTGGCCCGGCTGGCGCAGCGACGGGCGGACACACTCGAGGCCTGCCTCGTGCGGACGCCTGACGCCCTGATTTCATCGGTCATCGCCGATCTGCACCGGGCCGGGGCCGAGGCGGGCGACCCGTCCGCACTCGATATCGCGCTGCGTCATGCCAAGAGTGATGCCCACCTGGTCACGGCCCTGGCCGACCTGACCGGTGTCTGGGACGTTCGCGAGGTGACCGGTGCGATGACGCGGGTGGCGGATGCGGCGCTGCAGGCCGCGCTGCACGCCCATGTCCGCTTCCTGGCCGAACAGGGCCGGGCCCATCCGGTGACCAATCCCGACAATCCGATTCCGGGCGTGGTCATTCTGGCGCTGGGCAAGATGGGCACGGGCGATCTCAATTACTCCTCCGATATCGACCTTGTGGCCGTCTACGATCCGGACAGCCTGTCGCTGCCCGACAGCGAGGAACCGCGCAAACGACTGCCGCGCCTGATCCAGGCGGTGGTAAAATCGCTGCAGGACGTAACGGCCGAGGGTTATGTCTTCCGGGTCGATCTGCGCCTGCGGCCCGATCCGGGCGCGACGCCGGTCATCATCTCCACCGAGGCGGCGCTGAATTATTATGAGAGCCTGGGTCAGACCTGGGAACGCGCGGCCTGGATCAAGGCCCGCGCCAGTGCCGGCGACCGTGACGCCGCGGCCCGCTTCCTCGCCCACATGCAACCGTTTATCTGGCGACGCTCGCTGGATTATGCCGCCATTGACGACATTCGCGGGCTCGCCCGCCAGATCCAGACGGTCGGGCGCCGGGCCGAGATCCGACCCGCCGGACATGACCTGAAACTCGGGCGGGGCGGCATTCGCGAGATCGAGTTCTATGCCCAGATCCCGCAACTGGTCTTCGGGGGCCGGGACGAGCGGGTGCGCGAACCCTCGACGCTGGCGGCTCTGGGCGCGCTGGCCGTGACCGGTGCGGTCGAGCCGGACGTTGTTGATGCCCTGGCGCGGGATTATCGAGACCTTCGCAGCTGGGAACACCGGATCCAGATGCGCCAGGACGAACCCAGTCAGACCGTGCCGCTGGAGGATGAGGACCGGGCCGATCTGGCGGCTCTGTCGGGTTTTGCCGATGTCGCGGCCTTCGAAACGGCCGTCGAAGCCTGCCTGCAAAGGGTGCACGGTCATTTTTCCGACCAGTTCGAGGGCGATGAGGCGCTGTCCTCATCGGCAGGGTCGCTGATCCTGACCGGGGTCGAGCCGACCCCGGACACCATCACGACCTTGCAGACCCTGGGCTTCTCGCAGCCGGGCTCGGTCTGGGCGACACTGAATGGCTGGGCCGGTGGCCGGGTGAGGGCGGTGCGATCCAGCCGCGCGCGGACCCTGTTTGCCCGCATCGCACCGCAATTGGTCGACCGCATGTCGGCGACTGGTGAGCCGGATGCTGCGATGACCCGGTTTGCTGCTTTCTTCGAGAACCTGCCGATGGGCGTGCAACCTCTCTCACTATTGTCCAACGAGCCGGGCCTGGCCGCAGACCTGATCGGCATTCTTACCCTGGCGCCGCGCCTTGCATCAGATCTGGCGCGTCGTCCGGCCTTGCTGGATGCGATGCTGGATGACCGCTTTTCCGTACCATTGGGGCAGGACCCGGCCGACAGTTTCAAGCGGGTGCTCGACGAGGCGCTGGAGCGGGCCGGAGGGTATGAGGACCGTCTCAATTCGGCGCGGCGACGGGTCCGTGAGGAGCGCTTCCGCATCGGTGCCCAGATCCTCAACGGGATGGCCACTGCGCAAACCGCCGGCGCTGCTTTCTCGGCGATGGCCGATGCGACGCTGGCAGCAATGGCCCGTGCGGCGCAGGACGAGACCGAACGCCGTTTCGGCCCCATGCCGGGCGAGGGCGTCATCCTGGGCATGGGCAAGCTGGGTGGCCGCGAACTGGCGGCCGACAGCGATCTGGACATCATGATCATCTATCAGGGTGACGAGACCGCCTCGGGCTGGTTCGGCCGTTTCGCCACCCGCCTGATCAGCGCGCTGTCGGCTCCGACTGAAGAGGGCGAGCTCTATACGGTCGACATGCAATTGCGGCCGTCCGGCAAGGCCGGGCCGGTCGCGGTCTCGCTGTCGCGCTTCGACAGTTATTATCCGCACGAGGCCTGGACCTGGGAGATGATGGCGCTGACCCGAGCCCGCATCATTGCCGGCGACGGGCCGCTGGCCGACGCCGTCACGGCTTCGTTTGAACGGGCACTGTGCCGGCCACGCGATGGCAAGGGTGTGCGGGAAGATGCGCGAGCGATGCGCCAGCGGCTGGCCGAGGCCAAGCCACCCTCATCCATCTGGGACCTGAAGGCCCGCCCCGGCGGTTTGCAGGACATCGAATTCATCGCCCAGACACTCCAGCTCATCCATGCCGACCGGGAGGATGTGGTGCGGGCCTCGACCCGCGAGGCCCTTCAGGCCCTGGGAGAGGCGGGCGTGCTGCCCGCGGGCGAGGTCAAGCTGCTGACCGAGACCCTGCAGCTTCAGCTTGGCGTCCTGCAGATGATCCGTTGCGCCCACGGGTCCGGTTTTGATCCCGCCCAGGCCAGCAGCGGCTTTGCCACGCGACTGGCCGAGCTGGCCGGATGTGCGAAAATCGAGGCGCTGGAAGCGGCTCTGGACCGGCGCATGCGGGCCGTCCGCAAGGTGTTCGAGCGCCGGATCGGAAAAATGTGA
- a CDS encoding RNA polymerase sigma factor codes for MKTDEPANAGPISGRVRERPPVEASAMADIRAAEDRLMARIGAGDRDAARELMAANMSRIIGLARRTLGDPMEAEDIAQETFLRVWKAAGRWQSGQARVSSWVCRIALNLCYDRLRKRREVLTDTLPERADDTPGQDAQMEQAESGNRIATAVRQLPDRQRQALELVHFQELSNIEAAEIMSVSVDALESLLARGRRKLKTVLLGDAPDLIASYARGGDARYGDE; via the coding sequence ATGAAGACAGATGAACCGGCCAATGCCGGACCCATCTCCGGCCGTGTCCGCGAACGCCCGCCGGTCGAAGCGTCGGCGATGGCCGACATCCGGGCGGCGGAAGACAGGTTGATGGCGCGCATCGGCGCGGGTGATCGCGATGCGGCACGCGAGCTGATGGCGGCCAACATGTCCCGGATCATCGGTCTCGCCCGGCGTACGCTGGGTGATCCGATGGAAGCCGAGGATATCGCCCAGGAGACCTTCCTGCGCGTCTGGAAAGCGGCTGGCCGTTGGCAGTCTGGTCAGGCGCGGGTGTCCAGCTGGGTATGCCGGATTGCCCTCAATCTCTGCTATGACCGCCTGCGCAAGCGGCGTGAGGTCCTGACCGACACCCTGCCGGAACGGGCCGATGATACGCCCGGGCAGGACGCGCAGATGGAACAGGCGGAAAGCGGCAATCGTATTGCCACGGCGGTGCGGCAATTGCCGGACCGCCAACGCCAGGCGCTCGAACTGGTGCACTTCCAGGAGTTGAGCAATATTGAAGCGGCGGAGATCATGTCGGTAAGTGTGGATGCGCTTGAATCCCTGCTGGCACGCGGTCGGCGCAAGCTCAAAACGGTGTTGTTGGGCGACGCCCCCGATCTGATCGCCAGCTATGCACGGGGCGGTGACGCCCGTTACGGTGACGAATGA
- a CDS encoding periplasmic heavy metal sensor has product MRPALPWIIALVGSVLINGALAGYVVHRTADGPRWQMPSPEAREVGRRAGPGSRQGFDLRSFVDALPDEARAEARARLRNAFLDMRGPGRDAMDVRRELDALLVAEEFDAEAVADAMARMHASQRAIEMQIETIVLDVVAGLDAETRAAALQAGRERIGRRGPPRDRRREGPPPPRQ; this is encoded by the coding sequence ATGAGACCCGCCTTGCCCTGGATCATAGCCCTGGTCGGCTCGGTCCTGATCAATGGTGCCCTGGCCGGCTATGTGGTGCATCGGACCGCCGACGGACCACGCTGGCAGATGCCGTCTCCGGAGGCCCGCGAAGTCGGCCGCCGCGCCGGCCCGGGCTCGCGTCAGGGTTTTGACCTGCGCAGCTTTGTTGATGCCTTGCCCGACGAGGCCCGCGCCGAGGCTCGCGCCCGGCTGCGGAACGCTTTCCTGGACATGCGTGGACCTGGCCGTGACGCCATGGACGTTCGCCGTGAACTCGACGCGCTTTTGGTCGCTGAAGAGTTTGACGCGGAGGCGGTTGCCGATGCGATGGCGCGGATGCACGCCAGCCAGCGGGCGATCGAGATGCAGATTGAGACCATTGTCCTGGACGTGGTCGCCGGGCTGGATGCCGAGACCCGTGCCGCCGCGCTTCAGGCGGGGCGTGAGCGGATCGGACGCCGCGGGCCACCGCGTGATCGTCGTCGCGAGGGGCCGCCGCCACCGCGGCAATAG
- a CDS encoding PAS domain-containing sensor histidine kinase gives MNQMRFDHRPSKAPAAKDRTPQSPSRGSKGRDRNPPTDKPAKKRGSGVSWIILAMVLFTLAYGGILLVKIQQEREILITEAERSQANAAGYLAERVTARIAEARYALAFAAADLRDASPQSVEGLTRARLAAINESELVTDVALLLPGGQVIAVGTPADGLRDITGAALDAPSGLTAQVTGGVAHLILAVPTPLSDGTVGAFVARLSTESALPDWGDDRVVALADAQGGMLAIRPRMPSARPGTQLAERFGLQPGFIDSLAAGGGGATSDARFGEERVTFAVAPITGTELRVYALGAMRINQDAWYRTISFYGLMFIAPIFVALGLCALVFMQMGRLRSTRQQLEDNEQRFRVAIEGARCGVWDWNPEADTVFVTDSLARILGLDAATECTGQQFLQLFSKPDRERLRAAMRGAPAGAEVDHEVLAARSPVWLQMRGRILPGGEANHTRIIGVAIDVTERKGAQARVAAAENRLRAALESMSESFVLWDSRQRLVLWNRKFRDLFDFTDGMLKPGMSYDAVEQAAARAIKTVHGGSEGKAAYEIELSNGRWLHYSDRPTADGGLVSVGADITDLKHHEAALTENESQLRKTVDDVKRSQARIADLAKKYEEEKIRAEEANRSKSEFLANMSHELRTPLNAINGFSEIMMQEMFGPLGDDRYVGYMKDILSSGRHLLELINDILDMSKIEAGKMQLQPEPTDASELVEQSIRIVRGRAEEKQLKLRADVSDLPEIEVDPRAFKQVMINLVSNAVKFTPEGGRVTVRGFLSGLGVAFQVSDTGIGIAKDDLPRLGRPFEQIESQHSKSFQGSGLGLALSKSLIELHGGTLSIDSVLGEGTTVSVVLPISQDQPIPRDAIKSVTGDTGHDDVDTIEDDGIDTHAPLGLSASLPTDDGFDVDDEFVDSETPPRFAAGE, from the coding sequence CCCGCCCACCGACAAGCCTGCCAAGAAACGTGGCAGCGGCGTGTCCTGGATCATCCTGGCGATGGTTCTATTCACCCTCGCCTATGGCGGCATCCTTCTGGTCAAGATCCAGCAGGAGCGCGAGATTCTGATCACCGAGGCCGAACGGTCCCAGGCCAATGCGGCGGGGTATCTGGCCGAGCGTGTGACCGCGCGCATCGCCGAAGCCCGCTACGCTCTCGCCTTCGCCGCAGCAGATTTGCGCGATGCGTCGCCGCAATCGGTCGAGGGGCTGACCCGAGCCCGGCTTGCCGCCATCAACGAGTCCGAACTGGTGACCGATGTCGCCCTGCTTCTGCCCGGCGGCCAGGTCATCGCCGTTGGCACACCGGCAGACGGGCTGCGCGACATCACCGGTGCCGCGCTCGACGCGCCGTCCGGTCTGACCGCCCAGGTCACGGGCGGCGTCGCTCATCTCATTCTCGCTGTTCCCACGCCGCTGAGCGACGGAACAGTGGGGGCATTCGTGGCACGACTGAGTACGGAATCAGCCTTGCCTGACTGGGGAGATGACCGTGTGGTCGCCTTGGCCGATGCGCAAGGCGGCATGCTGGCAATCCGCCCGCGCATGCCCAGCGCCCGCCCCGGCACCCAGCTGGCCGAGCGTTTCGGCCTGCAGCCCGGCTTTATCGACTCACTGGCCGCCGGCGGCGGCGGTGCCACCTCCGACGCCCGCTTCGGTGAGGAACGCGTGACCTTCGCCGTCGCCCCGATCACGGGCACCGAATTGCGTGTTTACGCCCTCGGCGCAATGCGCATCAACCAAGACGCATGGTACCGCACCATTTCATTTTACGGGCTGATGTTCATCGCCCCGATTTTTGTGGCACTGGGCCTGTGCGCCCTGGTCTTCATGCAGATGGGCCGCCTGCGCTCGACCCGGCAGCAGCTTGAAGACAATGAGCAACGCTTCCGCGTCGCCATCGAGGGCGCGCGCTGCGGTGTCTGGGACTGGAATCCCGAGGCCGACACGGTTTTCGTCACCGACAGCCTGGCCCGTATTCTCGGCCTCGACGCAGCGACGGAATGTACCGGTCAGCAATTCCTGCAGCTCTTCTCCAAGCCTGACCGGGAACGCCTGCGCGCAGCCATGCGCGGGGCTCCCGCCGGCGCCGAGGTCGATCATGAAGTGCTGGCCGCGCGGTCCCCGGTCTGGCTGCAGATGCGCGGACGCATCCTGCCCGGCGGTGAAGCCAATCATACCCGGATCATCGGCGTCGCCATTGATGTCACCGAACGCAAGGGCGCCCAGGCCCGGGTGGCCGCGGCCGAAAACCGGCTGCGCGCGGCGCTGGAATCCATGTCCGAGAGCTTCGTGTTGTGGGACAGCCGCCAGCGCCTGGTGCTGTGGAACCGCAAGTTCCGTGACCTGTTCGACTTCACCGACGGCATGCTCAAGCCGGGCATGAGCTATGACGCCGTCGAGCAGGCCGCCGCCCGCGCCATCAAGACCGTTCACGGCGGAAGCGAGGGCAAGGCCGCCTATGAGATCGAGCTGTCGAACGGCCGCTGGCTGCACTATTCCGACCGTCCGACCGCCGATGGCGGCCTGGTCTCGGTCGGCGCCGATATCACCGATCTGAAGCATCACGAGGCCGCCCTCACCGAGAATGAGAGCCAACTTCGCAAGACCGTCGACGACGTCAAACGCTCCCAGGCCCGTATCGCCGATCTGGCCAAGAAGTACGAAGAAGAGAAGATACGGGCCGAGGAAGCCAACCGCTCCAAGTCCGAATTCCTCGCCAATATGAGCCATGAGCTGCGCACACCACTGAACGCCATCAATGGTTTCTCCGAAATCATGATGCAGGAAATGTTCGGGCCGCTCGGTGATGATCGCTATGTCGGCTACATGAAGGACATCCTGTCCTCGGGCCGTCACCTGCTGGAACTGATCAACGACATTCTCGACATGTCGAAGATCGAAGCCGGCAAGATGCAGCTTCAGCCTGAACCGACCGATGCCAGCGAGCTGGTCGAGCAGAGCATCCGCATTGTCCGTGGCCGGGCCGAGGAAAAACAGTTGAAATTGCGCGCCGACGTGTCGGATCTGCCGGAGATCGAGGTCGATCCTCGGGCCTTCAAGCAGGTCATGATCAATCTGGTGTCCAACGCGGTGAAGTTCACGCCCGAAGGCGGCCGGGTCACGGTGCGCGGTTTCCTGTCTGGCCTGGGCGTGGCCTTCCAGGTCTCCGATACCGGTATCGGCATCGCCAAGGACGACCTGCCACGCCTCGGCCGCCCGTTCGAACAGATCGAGAGCCAGCACTCCAAGAGCTTCCAGGGCTCCGGCCTGGGCCTGGCCCTGTCCAAGTCACTGATCGAACTTCATGGCGGCACATTGTCGATCGACTCGGTTCTCGGCGAAGGCACCACCGTGTCGGTCGTCCTGCCGATCAGCCAGGACCAGCCCATTCCGCGCGACGCGATCAAATCGGTAACCGGCGATACCGGCCATGACGATGTCGACACGATCGAGGACGACGGCATCGACACACACGCACCACTTGGCCTGTCAGCCAGCCTGCCGACGGATGACGGTTTCGATGTCGATGATGAATTCGTGGATAGCGAGACGCCGCCCCGGTTCGCCGCCGGCGAATAG